In Campylobacter showae CSUNSWCD, one genomic interval encodes:
- the selB gene encoding selenocysteine-specific translation elongation factor: MSLIIGTAGHIDHGKTALIKELNGFEGDRLEEEQKRGITIDLSFSNLSKNGENIAFIDVPGHENLIKTMISGAYGFDACLFVVAANDGLMPQSLEHLEVLNILGVRSLIVALTKCDLASAELIEQRKSEIYAAAQNYKNLQILEIFPVSIKDSASIDELRNYLFTLKAAKREQDGVFRYYIDRVFSLKGIGNVVTGTVIEGSVTKNEKLFNYDAGKEVQVRSVQSHDNFVDRAGVSSRVALNLTGIELNDLKKGQLLSKKGFFRGFREIDAIVFARELTHGQSVTFCVGAKAAPAKALILSEKDSGIFATFKFERDMFLKFDEPFVLIANGRVIGGGRVLNAVSEPMKKSSKISFLSSLLKKDFVSAFAMLKDTHKNGFGIISAYQRFGLNHEEAVAIAKQAPNVFVDEKALNIYDLSAVDRIKSAVKFMIEKNEFAVFSATSISLKLSWASENIAQKALDELESAGMIAKNDGVYTKTGVDMSKLKIRLEEKIYEILQSGNLAPLAPYNIYDELEIDRVSGDNALKKLTGIGRVVRLAHNLFVTSKALNEALAKLKAIIAAQGSVNVTNAKEALNLSRKYVIAYLEQLDLDPNIVKNGTDRVLKA, encoded by the coding sequence ATGAGCTTAATAATAGGAACGGCCGGGCACATTGACCACGGCAAAACGGCGCTGATAAAGGAACTAAACGGCTTTGAGGGCGACAGACTCGAGGAGGAGCAAAAGCGCGGTATCACGATCGATCTTAGCTTTTCAAATTTGAGCAAAAACGGCGAAAATATCGCTTTTATCGACGTGCCGGGACATGAAAATTTGATCAAAACGATGATCAGCGGCGCGTACGGATTTGACGCGTGTCTTTTCGTCGTGGCGGCAAATGACGGACTTATGCCGCAGTCTTTGGAGCATTTGGAAGTTTTAAATATCCTTGGCGTTCGCTCGCTCATCGTCGCACTAACCAAATGCGACCTAGCTAGCGCGGAGCTAATAGAGCAGCGAAAGAGCGAAATTTACGCCGCCGCGCAAAACTACAAAAATCTGCAAATTTTAGAGATTTTCCCGGTTAGCATTAAAGATAGCGCGAGCATTGATGAGCTGCGAAATTATCTTTTCACGCTAAAGGCGGCCAAGCGCGAGCAAGATGGCGTTTTTAGGTATTACATCGACCGCGTTTTTAGCCTAAAAGGTATCGGAAACGTAGTCACGGGCACCGTGATAGAGGGCAGCGTAACGAAAAACGAGAAGCTGTTTAACTATGACGCGGGCAAAGAGGTGCAAGTGCGAAGCGTGCAGAGTCACGATAATTTCGTCGACCGCGCGGGAGTTAGCAGCCGCGTGGCGCTAAATTTGACGGGAATCGAGCTAAACGATCTAAAAAAAGGCCAACTGCTCAGTAAAAAGGGCTTTTTTAGAGGATTTCGCGAGATAGACGCGATCGTTTTCGCCCGAGAGCTAACGCATGGGCAGAGCGTGACGTTTTGCGTCGGCGCAAAGGCCGCACCCGCAAAAGCGCTGATCCTCAGCGAAAAAGACAGCGGGATATTTGCGACATTTAAATTTGAAAGGGATATGTTTTTAAAATTTGACGAGCCGTTCGTGCTCATCGCAAACGGCCGCGTCATAGGCGGCGGCAGAGTGCTAAACGCCGTGAGCGAGCCGATGAAAAAATCAAGCAAAATTTCGTTTTTAAGCTCGCTGCTCAAAAAAGATTTCGTAAGTGCCTTTGCGATGCTAAAAGATACGCATAAAAACGGCTTTGGCATCATATCGGCCTATCAGCGTTTCGGGCTAAATCACGAGGAAGCCGTTGCTATCGCAAAGCAAGCACCAAATGTATTCGTCGATGAAAAGGCGCTAAATATCTATGATCTAAGCGCGGTCGATAGGATAAAAAGCGCGGTAAAATTTATGATAGAAAAAAACGAATTTGCGGTGTTTTCGGCTACGAGCATCAGCCTAAAGCTCTCGTGGGCTAGCGAAAATATCGCTCAAAAGGCGCTTGACGAGCTAGAAAGCGCGGGCATGATCGCTAAAAACGACGGCGTCTACACCAAAACCGGCGTGGATATGAGCAAGCTAAAAATCAGGCTCGAGGAGAAAATTTACGAAATTTTGCAAAGCGGAAATTTGGCTCCCTTGGCGCCCTATAACATCTACGACGAGCTTGAGATAGACCGCGTTAGCGGCGATAATGCGCTAAAAAAGCTAACTGGCATCGGACGCGTGGTGAGGCTCGCGCATAATCTTTTCGTAACGTCAAAAGCCCTAAACGAGGCGCTTGCGAAGCTAAAAGCCATCATCGCCGCGCAAGGATCCGTAAACGTAACGAACGCGAAAGAGGCGCTAAATTTGAGTAGAAAATACGTAATCGCCTATCTAGAGCAGCTTGATCTGGATCCAAATATAGTAAAAAACGGCACGGACAGAGTTTTAAAAGCGTGA
- a CDS encoding Fe-S-containing protein, whose amino-acid sequence MSIYFVQVISSLLGFILFAALNNDKKSLKALFLPSVLGIAAGIVVFKIARLTLHDVGVKMAFDAATLVFLLVSALWIFIKFNPAKMITFFALGAGYGLTYAHASANFPVFAGELLDTQSIISLFLMIFAFLLLLILFFVVSNLKECLCKHVLWTLSLLFLAVLIVQALSNTGLEFMRAGMIPTYPWALSLVAKGIYYTTFSQYFFIFLVLVLAVINFKKRPAPLVKSVVGSNKFRFNNAARNFMAANSKSSAAIVVTALIFGLYYDLHASKPPEISDPIIVEPVNNEFKFDVEKLADNELHRYAYINDEGREIRFFLLNRFSDRASPIIVFDACAICGDMGYVKKGGDLICISCNVRIFLPSVGKEGGCNPIPMPFEFDGKFVTVTLDTIQSGANYFSKVVEKMVLDPVSRKKVSNIGSKSYLYYNRTYFFENEKTQAEFEANPEKYVDTNGTLK is encoded by the coding sequence ATGTCTATATATTTCGTCCAAGTTATCTCATCGTTACTGGGATTTATACTTTTTGCAGCGTTAAACAACGACAAAAAGAGCCTAAAAGCGCTGTTTTTACCATCGGTTTTGGGTATAGCAGCTGGCATAGTCGTTTTTAAGATCGCTAGACTCACGCTTCACGACGTAGGCGTGAAAATGGCATTTGATGCGGCTACTTTGGTATTTTTGCTAGTTAGCGCGCTTTGGATTTTTATCAAATTTAACCCTGCAAAGATGATAACGTTTTTCGCTCTCGGTGCGGGCTATGGTTTAACCTACGCTCACGCTAGCGCGAATTTTCCGGTATTTGCCGGCGAGCTACTCGATACGCAGTCCATTATCAGCCTATTTTTGATGATATTTGCGTTTTTGCTTTTACTGATTTTGTTTTTCGTCGTTTCAAATTTAAAAGAATGCCTATGCAAGCACGTCTTATGGACGCTTTCGCTTCTTTTTCTTGCAGTTTTGATAGTGCAGGCTCTTTCAAACACGGGGCTTGAGTTTATGCGAGCGGGCATGATACCTACGTATCCGTGGGCGCTCTCGCTCGTGGCTAAGGGCATTTACTATACGACCTTTTCGCAGTATTTTTTCATCTTTTTAGTTTTAGTTTTGGCGGTTATAAATTTCAAAAAACGCCCCGCCCCACTCGTAAAATCGGTCGTGGGCTCGAATAAATTTAGATTTAACAACGCGGCTAGAAATTTTATGGCGGCAAATTCAAAAAGTAGTGCGGCGATCGTCGTCACGGCTCTAATTTTTGGGCTTTACTACGACCTGCACGCATCTAAGCCGCCCGAGATCTCTGATCCTATCATCGTAGAGCCCGTAAACAACGAGTTTAAATTTGACGTCGAAAAACTCGCCGACAACGAACTTCACCGCTACGCCTATATAAACGACGAGGGCAGGGAGATAAGGTTTTTTCTTTTAAACCGCTTTTCAGACCGCGCTTCGCCGATCATCGTCTTTGACGCGTGCGCGATATGCGGCGATATGGGCTACGTTAAAAAGGGCGGCGATCTCATCTGCATCTCGTGCAATGTACGCATTTTCTTGCCGTCAGTCGGCAAAGAGGGCGGCTGCAACCCGATACCTATGCCTTTTGAATTTGACGGCAAATTCGTAACCGTAACGCTCGATACCATCCAAAGCGGTGCGAACTACTTCTCAAAAGTTGTCGAAAAAATGGTGCTAGATCCGGTAAGCCGCAAAAAAGTAAGCAACATCGGCTCGAAATCTTATTTATACTACAACAGGACGTATTTCTTTGAAAACGAAAAAACTCAGGCGGAATTTGAAGCCAACCCTGAAAAATACGTCGACACGAACGGGACTTTAAAATGA
- the fdh3B gene encoding formate dehydrogenase FDH3 subunit beta, with protein MARMKFFVDTNRCISCFGCQVACSSAHELPVGLYRRKVITLNDGIEGKEVSTTIACQHCTDAPCEQVCPVDCFYIRADGIVLHDKNKCIGCGYCLYACPFGAPQFPRDGAFGIKGAMDKCTMCAGGPEETNSHEELHMYGQNRISEGKVPMCAAVCATNALLVGDAADVSNVYRKRVMLRQAGTTI; from the coding sequence ATGGCAAGAATGAAATTTTTCGTAGATACAAACAGATGTATCAGCTGCTTTGGATGCCAGGTCGCTTGCTCTTCGGCTCACGAGCTCCCGGTGGGGCTCTACCGCCGCAAGGTCATCACGCTAAACGACGGTATAGAGGGCAAGGAAGTATCGACTACGATAGCCTGCCAACACTGCACCGACGCTCCTTGCGAGCAGGTGTGCCCGGTGGATTGTTTTTACATCAGAGCCGACGGTATCGTGCTCCACGATAAAAACAAATGCATCGGCTGCGGATACTGCCTATATGCGTGTCCGTTCGGCGCGCCGCAGTTTCCTAGAGACGGAGCATTCGGCATCAAGGGCGCTATGGATAAGTGCACGATGTGTGCAGGAGGCCCTGAGGAGACGAACTCTCACGAGGAGCTTCATATGTACGGTCAAAACCGCATCTCAGAGGGCAAAGTCCCTATGTGCGCCGCCGTTTGCGCTACGAACGCGCTACTAGTAGGCGATGCCGCAGACGTGTCAAACGTATATCGCAAACGCGTTATGCTAAGACAAGCGGGCACTACTATCTAA
- a CDS encoding iron transporter, which translates to MNKFVKTALAFSLAASVAVAGEFPIGDPVEINGMEIAAVYLEPIDMEPKGIDLAPSKADIHLEADIHAIEGNKNGFGAGEWIPYLKINYELKNLDNGKVKKGTFMPMVASDGPHYGANLKMDAGVGNYELKFHIENPEKQGFGRHADKETGVGKWFEPFTTTYKFQYTGAPAK; encoded by the coding sequence ATGAACAAATTTGTTAAAACAGCTTTGGCATTTAGCCTTGCTGCTTCAGTTGCCGTTGCAGGCGAGTTTCCTATCGGCGATCCGGTAGAGATCAACGGAATGGAGATAGCTGCGGTTTATCTAGAGCCGATTGACATGGAGCCAAAAGGCATCGACCTTGCACCAAGCAAAGCTGACATCCACTTGGAGGCTGACATCCACGCTATCGAAGGCAACAAAAACGGCTTTGGTGCTGGCGAGTGGATACCGTATCTAAAAATCAACTATGAGCTAAAAAACCTTGATAACGGCAAAGTTAAAAAAGGAACATTTATGCCTATGGTTGCAAGCGACGGTCCTCACTACGGCGCTAACCTAAAAATGGACGCCGGCGTGGGCAACTACGAGCTAAAATTTCATATAGAAAATCCTGAAAAACAAGGCTTCGGTCGCCATGCGGACAAAGAAACAGGCGTAGGTAAATGGTTCGAGCCGTTCACTACGACTTATAAATTCCAATATACTGGAGCGCCTGCTAAATAA
- a CDS encoding formate dehydrogenase subunit alpha — MSDSRIGRRSFLKLAALGAGSTMAFGENETFRKATNEEIKNPYEGSKKVRTICSICSAGCGIEAEVKDGVWVRQDMAMFHPISQGSHCSKGIDQIDLTKSKQRIKFPMKKVNGKWERISWEQAVNEIGDKMLQIRKEDGPDSVVFLGSAKFNNEQSYYFRKFAAFWGTNSNDHVARIUHSATVAGVANTWGYGAMTNHFGDMTANSKAIFCIGANSAVANPVGGMKHMLQAKDRNNAKLIVADPNFTKTAAHADLYLRQRSGTDVALIYGLIHIILKNGWEDKEFLENRTYGIEEVRKEAEHWTPELTSDVTGVPVDRLIEAANIMAHTKPGTVIWALGITQHSVGTSNTRILPILQLILGNMGKPGGGCNIIRGHDNVQGSTDMGNLSDTLPMYYGLSDASWKYYCKGWGVDYDEFIKRFAVSTKEPKQGGAPVKNTVFEEYFYHDPQNPEDRNWRNEKGWSLSKWWQGVLKEEKTFTSGKLRVLWVQGTGITSMAHLTKIQQAVDKLDMLVVAEPFVNEVAILSDRKDGIYVLPVATAFENEGHISSTNRSGQWRTKVVEPLYESKADHEVMFLFAKKFGFYDEYVKGMKMATVNHEPKQVKDDFVWPDDATNEIARMGKSIGYTGRTAEMFRRHQANWQNFDPDTLMGIGGDVKGEYYGKPWPAWDEKHPGTPILYDMSKSYAEGGCGFRNRFGLEHNGVSQLASEDTTLVGSDVKGGYPQITKENIEKVLGITLTEEEKRLMGATWSTDHSGLILEKCREKGVVPFGNARARMIVWEFLDPIPKHREPIHSPRWDLVQKYPTFDDQARNFRVETKFKTEQQAKDWSKEFPIVFSTLRLVNLSGAGMIERTSKYLAAITPEMFANVHPELALKYGIQDRDMMWIHSPQGTKIKVRCYHTQMVTPDRICMPYNFAGVMQGVSLEDRYPEGTKPYTIGESFNTVTNYGFDPVTQISEFNAGLCRIEKADGEGFNTFFHEYGENRV; from the coding sequence ATGAGTGATTCACGCATAGGAAGACGCTCGTTTTTAAAGCTTGCCGCTCTTGGTGCCGGTAGCACGATGGCATTTGGCGAAAACGAGACGTTTAGAAAGGCAACCAACGAGGAGATAAAAAATCCTTACGAAGGTTCAAAAAAGGTTAGAACGATTTGTTCTATTTGTTCGGCTGGCTGCGGTATAGAAGCCGAGGTAAAAGACGGAGTATGGGTTCGTCAAGATATGGCGATGTTTCACCCGATCTCTCAGGGCTCGCACTGCTCTAAGGGAATCGATCAGATCGACCTTACGAAATCAAAACAACGCATCAAATTTCCGATGAAAAAAGTAAACGGAAAATGGGAGCGCATCAGCTGGGAACAAGCCGTAAACGAAATCGGCGATAAGATGCTACAAATCCGTAAAGAAGACGGTCCTGATAGCGTAGTTTTCCTAGGTTCAGCCAAATTTAACAACGAGCAGAGCTACTATTTCCGTAAATTTGCGGCGTTTTGGGGCACAAACAGCAACGATCACGTAGCACGCATTTGACATAGCGCAACAGTCGCCGGTGTGGCGAATACTTGGGGTTATGGCGCGATGACGAATCACTTCGGAGATATGACGGCAAATTCAAAAGCGATCTTTTGTATCGGTGCGAATTCGGCTGTAGCAAATCCTGTCGGCGGTATGAAGCATATGTTGCAAGCCAAAGATAGAAACAACGCAAAATTAATCGTAGCGGATCCGAATTTTACTAAAACGGCTGCGCACGCGGATCTTTACTTGCGTCAGCGTTCAGGAACGGACGTGGCTCTTATTTATGGACTTATTCACATTATCCTTAAAAACGGCTGGGAAGATAAAGAATTTTTAGAAAACAGAACCTATGGTATCGAAGAGGTTAGAAAAGAGGCTGAACACTGGACTCCTGAGCTTACTTCGGACGTTACCGGCGTACCGGTAGATAGACTCATAGAGGCTGCTAATATAATGGCGCATACGAAACCAGGAACGGTTATCTGGGCTCTAGGTATCACTCAGCACTCGGTAGGAACGTCAAATACCAGAATTTTACCTATCCTTCAACTAATCCTAGGCAATATGGGTAAACCTGGCGGTGGCTGTAATATCATCCGCGGTCACGATAACGTTCAGGGCTCTACCGATATGGGTAACCTTTCAGACACTCTTCCTATGTATTACGGACTAAGCGATGCTTCGTGGAAATACTACTGCAAAGGCTGGGGCGTTGATTACGACGAGTTTATCAAACGATTTGCGGTTTCGACAAAAGAGCCGAAACAGGGTGGCGCTCCGGTAAAAAATACCGTATTTGAAGAGTATTTTTATCACGATCCGCAAAATCCAGAGGATAGAAACTGGAGAAACGAAAAGGGTTGGTCGCTATCAAAATGGTGGCAAGGCGTTCTAAAAGAGGAAAAGACTTTTACTAGCGGTAAACTTCGCGTTCTTTGGGTTCAAGGAACCGGTATCACCTCTATGGCTCACCTTACAAAAATTCAGCAAGCCGTCGACAAACTAGATATGCTAGTGGTTGCGGAGCCATTTGTAAACGAAGTTGCGATCCTTTCAGATAGAAAAGACGGAATTTACGTACTTCCGGTGGCTACTGCGTTTGAAAACGAAGGTCATATAAGCTCGACTAACCGCTCTGGTCAGTGGAGAACAAAAGTCGTTGAGCCGCTTTACGAAAGTAAGGCCGACCACGAGGTCATGTTCTTATTTGCTAAAAAATTCGGCTTTTATGACGAATACGTAAAAGGCATGAAGATGGCGACCGTTAATCACGAGCCAAAACAAGTTAAAGACGACTTCGTATGGCCTGACGACGCTACAAACGAGATAGCTCGCATGGGTAAATCTATCGGCTACACCGGTAGAACAGCCGAAATGTTTAGAAGACATCAGGCTAACTGGCAAAATTTCGACCCTGATACGCTAATGGGTATCGGCGGCGACGTAAAAGGCGAATACTACGGTAAGCCTTGGCCGGCATGGGACGAAAAACACCCTGGTACGCCGATACTTTATGATATGAGCAAGTCTTACGCAGAGGGCGGTTGCGGATTTAGAAATCGTTTCGGCTTAGAGCATAACGGCGTTAGTCAGCTAGCTAGCGAGGATACGACTTTAGTAGGATCGGACGTAAAAGGCGGCTATCCGCAAATTACCAAAGAAAATATCGAAAAAGTCCTAGGCATAACCTTAACCGAAGAAGAGAAAAGACTGATGGGAGCTACTTGGAGCACGGATCACAGCGGACTTATCTTAGAAAAATGCCGCGAAAAAGGCGTAGTGCCGTTTGGTAACGCAAGGGCAAGAATGATCGTTTGGGAATTCCTAGATCCGATCCCTAAACACCGCGAGCCTATCCACTCTCCGCGCTGGGATTTAGTGCAAAAATACCCGACTTTCGACGATCAGGCTAGAAATTTCCGCGTAGAGACTAAATTTAAAACCGAGCAGCAAGCAAAAGACTGGAGTAAGGAATTCCCTATCGTATTTAGCACATTGCGCCTAGTAAATCTAAGCGGCGCTGGTATGATCGAGCGAACGAGTAAATATCTAGCGGCAATCACGCCTGAGATGTTTGCTAACGTCCACCCTGAGCTTGCTCTAAAATACGGTATCCAAGATCGCGATATGATGTGGATCCACTCTCCGCAAGGCACTAAGATCAAGGTTCGCTGCTATCATACTCAGATGGTTACGCCGGATAGAATTTGTATGCCGTATAACTTCGCGGGCGTTATGCAAGGCGTGAGCTTAGAAGACCGCTATCCTGAGGGCACTAAGCCTTATACGATCGGCGAGAGCTTTAATACCGTAACAAACTACGGCTTTGACCCGGTTACTCAAATTTCGGAATTTAACGCCGGACTTTGCAGGATAGAAAAAGCCGACGGAGAGGGCTTTAACACCTTCTTCCACGAATACGGCGAAAATAGAGTCTAA
- a CDS encoding twin-arginine translocation signal domain-containing protein, with the protein MQGSRRDFLKKSLKVGAVGGTVLAAAAIAKPTSDELAPDDNGVVVGKSSKKEVLYKKSKEWEYYYKIAY; encoded by the coding sequence ATGCAAGGATCAAGACGAGATTTTCTCAAAAAATCTCTGAAGGTCGGCGCGGTAGGCGGGACTGTATTGGCCGCTGCAGCTATCGCAAAACCGACCAGCGACGAGCTTGCTCCTGACGACAACGGCGTAGTTGTCGGCAAGTCGAGCAAAAAAGAGGTGCTTTACAAAAAAAGCAAAGAGTGGGAATACTACTATAAGATCGCTTACTAA
- a CDS encoding FTR1 family iron permease, with the protein MSKFLKFILALFIPFMLNAQDADYGPEIQSIKDSFVSIMQQYKDGKIDEAKTTTQNAYFGHFENIEAGIRINLGQKKAYAMEKQFGDIRKAIVAKKPVEEIQAIMDNLSKEMDEVLPIINSGHKLVAEYSDPKNADTAANTATDANAPATTQTASTNIEPHWQVVYNDIKSALDAASAAYEKGDKEAAKQAINNKAKFELYRNTKLEEAVRKFVDGGQGIDGDIQKRMGSAIIAINGDVAADVLKSNLEELDKIILETVAKLPADSGVLATNVTLPDDGEDSGATDFTQVVANINAKIAEAIQDYKAGNVQKAIADVQDLYFDEFEGSGMENSVGARDVNLKTAIEGSFGAIPALMKSGASVDKIEAAAATMSDQLNTALGKTSTPTSPWFLFISAFTIILREGFEALIIVAAVVAYLIKTGNNAKMGNVVYSSVGVAVVLSFVMAWIMNVIFGQAAGQKRELMEGIVMLIATGLLFYVGFWLLSNTGAKKWNEYIKSHVSESLKNESTAALWWTVFLAVFREGAETVLFYQSLIFDAKDSSGYSAIGAGFVIGLVILLVVYFVFKKFSIKIPIKPFFIFTSAIIFYMSIVFVGKGVMELVEGKIFVPTIINGLEFPQWMGDWFGLKPYYESLIPQILMITALVVGIVIMKRKQAKEA; encoded by the coding sequence ATGAGCAAATTTTTGAAATTTATACTTGCTTTGTTTATCCCCTTTATGCTAAATGCACAGGACGCCGACTATGGCCCCGAGATACAGAGCATAAAAGATTCATTCGTAAGTATCATGCAGCAGTACAAGGACGGCAAGATCGACGAAGCCAAAACCACCACGCAAAACGCGTATTTTGGGCATTTTGAAAATATAGAAGCTGGCATAAGGATAAATTTAGGACAGAAAAAAGCCTATGCGATGGAGAAGCAATTTGGCGATATAAGAAAAGCCATCGTCGCCAAAAAGCCAGTCGAAGAGATACAAGCGATTATGGATAATCTCTCAAAAGAGATGGACGAGGTCTTGCCTATCATAAATTCAGGACACAAGCTTGTAGCCGAATACTCCGACCCAAAAAATGCTGACACTGCCGCAAATACCGCTACCGACGCGAATGCGCCAGCCACCACGCAAACAGCGAGCACAAACATTGAGCCACACTGGCAAGTCGTTTATAATGATATAAAATCAGCCCTTGACGCCGCGTCCGCCGCATACGAAAAGGGTGATAAAGAAGCCGCAAAACAAGCGATAAACAACAAGGCTAAATTTGAGCTTTATCGCAACACCAAGCTCGAAGAGGCCGTGCGTAAATTTGTAGATGGCGGGCAGGGTATAGATGGCGACATCCAAAAAAGAATGGGCTCGGCGATCATCGCGATAAACGGCGACGTCGCAGCTGATGTGTTAAAGTCAAATTTAGAAGAGCTTGATAAGATCATATTGGAAACCGTAGCAAAGCTGCCTGCCGACTCTGGCGTGCTGGCTACAAATGTAACCTTGCCTGATGATGGCGAGGATAGTGGCGCGACAGACTTTACCCAAGTTGTCGCAAATATCAATGCCAAGATCGCAGAAGCGATACAAGACTACAAGGCTGGAAACGTCCAAAAGGCGATCGCTGACGTGCAGGATTTATATTTTGACGAGTTTGAAGGCAGCGGTATGGAAAACAGCGTCGGAGCTCGCGATGTAAATTTAAAAACCGCTATCGAAGGAAGCTTTGGTGCTATCCCGGCTCTGATGAAATCGGGCGCAAGCGTGGATAAGATAGAAGCCGCCGCAGCCACTATGAGCGACCAGCTAAACACGGCTCTGGGCAAAACCAGCACTCCGACTTCGCCTTGGTTTTTATTTATCTCGGCATTTACTATTATCTTGCGCGAGGGCTTTGAGGCTCTCATCATCGTAGCAGCCGTCGTTGCCTACCTAATAAAAACTGGCAATAACGCCAAAATGGGCAACGTCGTATATAGCTCGGTCGGCGTGGCAGTCGTTTTGAGCTTTGTCATGGCGTGGATCATGAACGTCATCTTTGGTCAAGCAGCCGGTCAAAAGCGCGAGCTGATGGAGGGCATCGTCATGCTCATAGCCACAGGGCTACTCTTTTACGTTGGCTTTTGGCTACTATCAAACACAGGTGCGAAAAAATGGAACGAATATATCAAATCTCATGTCAGCGAGTCTTTAAAAAATGAATCGACTGCGGCACTTTGGTGGACGGTATTTTTAGCCGTGTTTAGAGAGGGCGCAGAGACAGTGCTTTTCTACCAGTCGCTTATCTTTGACGCCAAAGACAGTAGTGGCTACTCGGCTATCGGCGCTGGCTTTGTCATCGGTCTTGTGATACTGCTTGTTGTGTATTTTGTGTTTAAGAAATTTTCTATCAAAATTCCCATCAAGCCGTTTTTCATCTTTACATCAGCGATCATTTTTTATATGTCGATCGTCTTTGTCGGCAAGGGCGTGATGGAGCTGGTTGAGGGTAAAATTTTCGTTCCGACTATCATAAACGGACTAGAATTCCCGCAATGGATGGGCGACTGGTTTGGCTTGAAGCCATACTATGAGAGCTTGATACCACAGATTTTGATGATCACGGCTTTGGTCGTTGGTATCGTTATAATGAAAAGAAAGCAAGCCAAAGAGGCTTAA
- a CDS encoding thioredoxin domain-containing protein: MKKIVLSLMAACAMFAASNEQVVGFYSQMVGEGVKVNVTERKPLTDGIEAVVVNLSNGQVSQDEVIFTKGDLLFPDIIDLKAQKAYLQEIKKEIAAKNISKVYKSEQKENIITLGNDSKKPTIVMFSDPECPYCRLELEKIESTLKESNVKLILTPVHDVSSLQKSFLIYKDAASAKTDSDKIKILRKYFADDYKVADGAVSDADVKAMDNLRQKYSAAGVRSVPFIVNLSDLQK, from the coding sequence ATGAAAAAAATAGTTTTGTCGCTAATGGCGGCCTGCGCGATGTTTGCTGCGTCAAACGAGCAAGTAGTCGGTTTTTATTCGCAGATGGTCGGCGAGGGCGTGAAAGTAAATGTAACTGAGCGCAAACCGTTAACCGACGGAATCGAAGCGGTCGTGGTAAATTTGAGCAACGGTCAAGTCAGCCAAGACGAGGTTATCTTTACTAAAGGCGACCTACTTTTCCCTGATATCATCGACCTAAAGGCACAAAAAGCCTACCTGCAAGAGATAAAAAAGGAAATAGCGGCGAAAAACATCTCAAAAGTATATAAAAGCGAGCAAAAAGAAAACATCATCACTCTAGGAAACGACTCTAAAAAGCCTACTATCGTGATGTTTTCGGATCCTGAATGCCCATACTGCCGCCTAGAGCTTGAAAAGATCGAATCGACGCTAAAAGAAAGCAACGTAAAGCTAATCTTAACTCCGGTTCACGACGTTTCGTCTTTGCAAAAGAGCTTTTTGATCTATAAAGATGCCGCAAGCGCAAAAACCGATAGCGACAAGATCAAAATTTTACGAAAATATTTCGCGGACGACTATAAGGTAGCAGACGGCGCCGTTAGCGATGCTGACGTTAAAGCGATGGATAATTTAAGACAAAAATACTCTGCCGCCGGCGTTCGCTCCGTGCCTTTCATAGTAAATTTAAGCGACCTTCAAAAATAA